One window of the Saccopteryx leptura isolate mSacLep1 chromosome 9, mSacLep1_pri_phased_curated, whole genome shotgun sequence genome contains the following:
- the PBLD gene encoding phenazine biosynthesis-like domain-containing protein isoform X1 gives MKLPIFIADAFTAKAFRGNPAAVCLLENKLDEDMHQKIAREMNLSETAFIRKLQPTDNFTQSSCFGLRWFTPASEVPLCGHATLASAAVLFHKIKNVNSTLTFVTLSGELKARKAEDGIVLDLPLYPAHPQDFHEVKDLIKTAIGDTLVQDICYSPDTRKLLVRLSDTYDRSFLENLKVNTQNLLQVENTGKVRGLILTLKGEPDGQNQAFDFYSRYFAPWVGVAEDPVTGSAHTVLSSYWSQQLGKKDMHAFQCSCRGGELEISLRSDGRVDIRGGAAIVLEGTLTA, from the exons aAATTGGATGAAGACATGCATCAAAAAATCGCACGGGAAATGAACCTCTCAGAAACTGCTTTTATCCGAAAACTGCAACCAACTGACAACTTTACACAAA gTTCCTGCTTTGGACTAAGGTGGTTTACCCCAGCGAGTGAGGTCCCCCTCTGTGGCCACGCTACCCTGGCTTCTGCAGCGGTGCTGTTTCATAAAATAA aaaaTGTGAATAGCACTCTGACCTTTGTCACACTGAGTGGGGAACTAAAGGCCAGAAAAGCAGAGGACGGTATTGTCCTGGACTTGCCTCTTTATCCAGCCCACCCCCAG GACTTCCATGAAGTAAAGGACTTGATAAAG ACTGCCATAGGTGACACGCTGGTCCAGGACATCTGCTATTCTCCAGACACCCGAAAGCTCCTTGTTCGACTCAGTGATACTTATGACAG GTCGTTTCTGGAGAACCTGAAAGTGAACACACAGAATTTGCTGCAAGTAGAGAACACAGGAAAGGTGAGGGGACTCATTCTCACCCTCAAAGGAGAGCCTGATGGGCAGAACCAAGCATTTGACTTTTACTCCAGATATTTTGCACCATGGGTTGGTGTGGCAGAAGACCCTGTAACAG gGTCTGCACATACTGTTCTCAGCAGCTACTGGTCCCAGCAACTGGGGAAGAAAGATATGCACG cctTTCAGTGTTCCTGCCGAGGAGGAGAGCTGGAGATTTCACTGCGTTCCGATGGACGAGTTGACATCAGGGGAGGCGCTGCGATTGTTTTAGAGGGCACGCTGACAGCCTAG